From a region of the Pseudomonas fulva 12-X genome:
- a CDS encoding EstA family serine hydrolase: MQIQGYFDLKFEAVKEAFAALFDDPQERGAALCVQVGGETVVDIWAGVADKDGREAWHSDTILNLFSCTKPFAAVTALQLVAEGKLELDAPVARYWPEFAAAGKERITVRHLLCHQAGLPAIRQNLPAEALYDWQTMTDALAAEAPWWPLGEGHGYAPITFGWLIGELLRRVEGRGPGESIVARTAKPLGLDFHVGLADEEFHRVATISRGKGNMGDAAAQRMLKTMMNDAQAMTTRAFTNPPSIMTSTNKPEWRRMQQPAANGHGNARSLAGFYSGLLDGSLLDSELLAELTREHSVGEDRTLLTPTRFGLGCMLDQPAVANATYGMGKGAFGHPGAGGTTGFADPERDVAVGFVTNNLGPFVLMDPRAQKLAGILCECF; encoded by the coding sequence GTGCAGATTCAGGGTTACTTCGACCTCAAATTCGAAGCGGTGAAGGAGGCCTTCGCCGCGCTGTTCGATGACCCGCAGGAGCGTGGCGCCGCGCTGTGTGTGCAGGTAGGCGGGGAAACCGTGGTGGACATCTGGGCCGGTGTCGCCGACAAGGACGGCCGAGAGGCTTGGCACAGCGATACCATCCTCAACCTGTTCTCCTGCACCAAGCCCTTCGCTGCGGTCACCGCGCTGCAACTGGTGGCCGAAGGCAAGCTGGAACTCGACGCCCCGGTAGCCCGCTACTGGCCGGAATTCGCCGCCGCCGGCAAGGAGCGCATCACCGTGCGCCACCTGCTTTGTCATCAGGCCGGGTTGCCGGCGATTCGTCAGAATCTGCCCGCCGAGGCGCTCTATGACTGGCAGACCATGACCGACGCGCTGGCCGCCGAGGCGCCCTGGTGGCCGCTGGGCGAGGGCCACGGTTATGCGCCGATCACCTTCGGCTGGCTGATCGGCGAGCTGCTGCGCCGCGTCGAGGGCCGCGGCCCGGGCGAGTCGATCGTCGCCCGCACCGCCAAGCCGCTGGGCCTGGATTTCCATGTTGGCCTGGCCGACGAGGAGTTCCACCGCGTCGCCACCATCAGCCGGGGCAAGGGCAATATGGGCGATGCGGCGGCGCAGCGCATGCTCAAGACCATGATGAACGACGCCCAGGCCATGACCACACGGGCGTTCACCAACCCGCCGTCGATCATGACCAGCACCAACAAACCGGAGTGGCGGCGCATGCAGCAGCCGGCGGCCAATGGTCATGGCAACGCCCGTAGCCTGGCGGGTTTCTACAGCGGCCTGCTCGATGGCAGCCTGCTCGACAGTGAACTGCTGGCTGAACTCACCCGCGAACACAGTGTCGGTGAGGACAGAACATTGCTGACCCCGACGCGTTTCGGTCTGGGCTGCATGCTCGACCAGCCCGCTGTCGCCAACGCTACCTACGGGATGGGCAAGGGCGCCTTCGGCCACCCTGGCGCGGGCGGGACCACCGGTTTCGCCGATCCGGAACGGGACGTGGCTGTGGGGTTTGTTACGAATAACCTGGGGCCGTTCGTCTTAATGGATCCGCGGGCACAGAAACTTGCGGGTATCTTATGCGAGTGTTTCTAG
- the pdxH gene encoding pyridoxamine 5'-phosphate oxidase: MTQTLADMRRDYTRDGLSEDQAPLEPLALFRSWFADAVKTEQPPVEPNAMTLATVDAEGRPHCRVLLLKGLDEQGFTFFSNYQSAKGEQLQANPFAALTFFWPTLERQVRIEGRVEKVTPAESDAYFQVRPLGSRLGAWASPQSRVIHDRGELEGLLAQTERRFADQAPECPPHWGGYRLLPERIEFWQGRASRLHDRLDYRLNGEAWLRQRLAP, translated from the coding sequence ATGACTCAGACCCTGGCCGACATGCGCCGTGATTACACCCGTGACGGGTTGAGCGAGGATCAGGCGCCGCTTGAGCCTCTTGCGCTGTTCAGAAGCTGGTTCGCCGATGCGGTGAAAACCGAGCAGCCTCCCGTAGAACCCAACGCCATGACCCTGGCGACCGTCGATGCCGAAGGTCGTCCGCACTGCCGTGTACTGCTGCTCAAGGGCCTGGACGAGCAAGGGTTCACCTTCTTCAGCAATTACCAGAGCGCCAAGGGCGAGCAGCTGCAGGCCAACCCCTTTGCCGCGCTGACCTTTTTCTGGCCGACTCTGGAGCGTCAGGTGCGCATCGAAGGTCGCGTCGAGAAGGTCACGCCGGCCGAATCCGACGCCTACTTCCAGGTGCGCCCGCTGGGCAGCCGCCTCGGCGCTTGGGCCTCGCCGCAAAGCCGGGTGATTCATGATCGTGGCGAGCTGGAAGGCCTGCTGGCGCAAACCGAGCGGCGCTTCGCCGACCAGGCGCCGGAGTGTCCGCCGCACTGGGGCGGTTACCGCCTGCTGCCCGAGCGCATCGAGTTCTGGCAGGGCCGTGCCAGCCGTCTGCACGACCGTCTCGATTATCGGCTCAACGGCGAAGCCTGGCTGCGCCAGCGTCTGGCGCCCTGA
- a CDS encoding CopD family protein, with protein MPPYSPLYTLHLLAALIWVGGMFFTWMVLRPAAGTLQAPERLTLWLEVFRRFFVWVWVAVVALPITGLGMLHMGFSGFDGAPRYVHVMMGLYLAMLALFLRIQALQLPAMRRAVEVQDWPAAGAVLGRIRRLVAFNLLLGLSVVALAAARPSL; from the coding sequence ATGCCACCTTATTCTCCCCTGTACACCTTGCACCTGCTGGCGGCGCTGATCTGGGTCGGCGGTATGTTCTTCACATGGATGGTGCTGCGCCCGGCCGCCGGCACGCTGCAGGCGCCGGAGCGTCTGACCTTGTGGCTGGAGGTGTTTCGCCGCTTCTTCGTGTGGGTGTGGGTCGCCGTGGTGGCGCTGCCGATCACCGGGTTGGGCATGCTGCACATGGGCTTCAGTGGTTTCGACGGGGCGCCGCGCTACGTGCACGTGATGATGGGACTTTACCTGGCGATGCTGGCGCTGTTCCTGCGCATCCAGGCACTGCAGCTGCCTGCCATGCGCCGCGCGGTCGAGGTGCAGGACTGGCCGGCAGCCGGCGCGGTGCTGGGCCGTATCCGCCGGCTGGTCGCTTTCAATCTGCTACTGGGTCTGAGCGTGGTAGCGCTTGCCGCAGCGCGCCCGAGCCTCTGA
- a CDS encoding beta-agarase → MRRLALVTLLGLPTLGVAADRQELFNFVRPMDAVQVSGDNAYLPSVTAESAAQGEILRRVTFNPGERPTLRLTPQSGSWDWSQASAMSLRVQNAMDWALTLDVTIESADGKRLTTQIALPAGPAQTLLIPLGATSPRAQGMRAGAPMPWRYDGRLLLLAETVNGEIDVKNVSAVTLSIPNPQAAQNILLGRFGVRGSGDLEQAYRGIVDGYGQYTRRDWPGKIKNDEQLRQGMAQEDKQLQTWQAGRPKQDMYGGWIGGPSFEATGFFRTEKRGGRWFLVTPEGNPFYSLGVNTVTGSQSQTYVEGREIMFSALPAEGEPLAAFYGSASNESDTGANRGRDFDKGRWYDFYAANLQRTYGAQDAKAWRERAQNRLQAWGFNTLGNWSDNEFAEDKRMPYSIPLSIHGDYATISTGVDWWGGMPDPFDPRFAMAAERAIAIATRGHRDDPWVIGYYADNELAWAGPADDPLSRYALAYATLRLTTDVPAKRAFLKQLRDKYRNQEGLSKAWGIDLKAWELMEDPGFQAPPINPEYPAIEADMQRFLRLFADTYFKTIDDSLEWHTPNHLLLGGRFSASIPEAVEACAQYCDVLSFNFYTREPQQGYDFEALRKLDKPLLVTEFHFGSRDRGPFWGGVAEVYKEEERGPAYANFLKKALEEPQIVGVHWFQYLDQPVTGRLLDGENGHLGLVAVTDRPWDGFVSAVRKANLTVPPLVLEQAAKEPAPKVDAAPAQEPAPKADTAPAQEPAAKTDAAPAQEAAPEVAPAAEGDAPAAEAKP, encoded by the coding sequence ATGAGGCGCTTGGCGCTGGTCACGCTGCTCGGTCTGCCGACGCTGGGTGTTGCTGCCGATCGCCAGGAACTGTTCAACTTCGTGCGTCCCATGGACGCCGTTCAGGTCTCCGGCGACAACGCCTACCTGCCCAGCGTGACCGCGGAAAGCGCCGCCCAGGGCGAGATCCTGCGCCGTGTGACCTTCAATCCGGGCGAGCGCCCGACCCTGCGCCTCACCCCGCAAAGCGGCAGTTGGGACTGGTCCCAGGCCAGCGCCATGAGCCTGCGCGTGCAGAACGCCATGGACTGGGCGCTGACCCTGGACGTCACCATCGAAAGCGCCGACGGCAAGCGCCTGACCACTCAGATCGCCCTGCCGGCGGGGCCTGCGCAGACATTGCTGATCCCGTTGGGCGCTACCTCGCCGCGTGCCCAGGGCATGCGTGCCGGTGCGCCGATGCCCTGGCGTTACGACGGTCGCCTGCTGCTGCTGGCGGAAACCGTCAATGGCGAGATCGACGTCAAGAACGTCTCCGCCGTGACCCTGTCGATTCCCAATCCTCAGGCCGCGCAAAACATCCTGCTGGGCCGTTTCGGCGTGCGCGGCAGCGGCGATCTGGAGCAGGCCTACCGCGGTATCGTCGATGGCTACGGCCAGTACACGCGGCGCGACTGGCCGGGCAAGATCAAGAACGACGAGCAGCTGCGCCAGGGTATGGCCCAGGAAGACAAGCAGCTGCAGACCTGGCAGGCCGGCCGTCCCAAGCAGGACATGTATGGTGGCTGGATTGGTGGCCCGTCGTTCGAGGCCACCGGCTTCTTCCGTACCGAGAAGCGCGGTGGCCGCTGGTTCCTGGTCACGCCGGAGGGTAACCCCTTCTATTCGCTGGGCGTGAACACCGTGACCGGCTCGCAGAGCCAGACCTACGTCGAAGGCCGCGAGATCATGTTCAGCGCGTTGCCGGCCGAGGGCGAGCCGCTCGCCGCGTTCTACGGTAGTGCCAGTAACGAGTCCGACACCGGCGCCAACCGCGGCCGCGACTTCGACAAGGGCCGCTGGTACGACTTCTACGCCGCCAACCTGCAGCGCACCTATGGCGCCCAGGACGCCAAGGCGTGGCGCGAGCGCGCGCAGAATCGCCTGCAGGCCTGGGGCTTCAATACCCTGGGTAACTGGAGCGACAACGAGTTCGCCGAAGACAAGCGCATGCCGTACAGCATTCCGCTGTCGATCCATGGCGACTACGCCACCATCAGCACTGGCGTTGACTGGTGGGGCGGCATGCCCGACCCGTTCGATCCGCGTTTCGCCATGGCCGCCGAGCGTGCCATCGCCATCGCTACACGCGGCCATCGCGACGATCCCTGGGTGATCGGTTACTACGCCGACAACGAGCTGGCCTGGGCCGGCCCGGCGGATGATCCGCTGTCGCGCTACGCATTGGCCTACGCCACGCTGCGCCTGACTACCGACGTGCCGGCCAAGCGCGCCTTCCTCAAGCAGCTGCGCGACAAGTACCGCAATCAGGAAGGCCTGTCCAAGGCCTGGGGTATTGATCTCAAAGCGTGGGAGTTGATGGAAGATCCGGGCTTCCAGGCGCCGCCGATCAATCCTGAGTACCCGGCCATCGAAGCCGACATGCAGCGCTTCCTGCGGCTGTTCGCCGATACCTACTTCAAGACCATCGACGATTCGCTGGAGTGGCACACGCCGAACCACCTGCTGCTCGGCGGCCGTTTCTCGGCGAGCATTCCCGAGGCGGTGGAGGCCTGTGCCCAGTACTGCGACGTGCTGAGCTTCAACTTCTATACCCGCGAGCCGCAGCAGGGCTACGACTTCGAAGCCTTGCGCAAGCTCGACAAGCCGCTGCTGGTCACCGAATTCCACTTCGGCTCCCGCGACCGCGGCCCGTTCTGGGGCGGCGTCGCCGAGGTGTACAAGGAAGAGGAGCGTGGCCCGGCTTACGCGAACTTCCTGAAGAAGGCCCTGGAAGAACCGCAGATCGTTGGTGTGCACTGGTTCCAGTATCTGGACCAGCCCGTCACCGGGCGTCTGCTCGATGGCGAGAATGGTCACCTGGGCCTGGTGGCGGTCACCGACCGGCCGTGGGACGGTTTTGTCAGCGCCGTGCGCAAGGCCAACCTGACCGTGCCGCCGCTGGTGCTCGAGCAGGCTGCCAAGGAGCCAGCGCCCAAAGTGGATGCTGCGCCAGCCCAGGAGCCGGCGCCCAAAGCGGACACCGCCCCTGCTCAGGAGCCGGCGGCCAAGACGGACGCCGCACCGGCGCAAGAGGCGGCGCCCGAAGTCGCGCCGGCTGCTGAGGGCGACGCTCCGGCGGCTGAAGCCAAGCCTTGA
- the dinG gene encoding ATP-dependent DNA helicase DinG, protein MLSTELKAQIQGAYTRFLEAKGLKPRYGQRLMIAEVAKVLGSVKTDDEGRRLGDPAVVAVEAGTGTGKTVAYCMAAIPTAKAAGKRLVLATATVALQEQIVHKDLPDLMRNSGLNFSFALAKGRGRYLCLSKLDVLLQEGQAQSSTAQLFEEEGFRIDVDEEGQKLFTSMIEKLAGNKWDGDRDSWPQELEDSRWAQLTTDHSQCTGRHCPNFGQCTFYKAREGMGKVDVIVTNHDMVLADLALGGGAVLPDPRDTLYVFDEGHHLPDKAIGHFAHFTRLRSTADWLEQIAKNLTKLLALHPLPGDLGRLIEQVPELARELKTHQQFMFSACEQVADFKPGEDMEGRERPRHRFVGGVVPEHLIELGLELKKGFSKLNDLFTGVTEKLKEAMDGETSIGIASHQAEEWYPLFGSLLARAQGTWELWLAFTSEDPEDSPPMARWLTLAESGALFDIEVNASPILAAETLRRNLWSVAYGALVTSATLTALGTFDRYRMRAGLPKVASTAVVPSPFHHADAGVLRVPDLKADPRNAAEHTAAIIRELPDLVQGSRGTLVLFSSRRQMQDVFDGLDRDWRKRVFIQGNLSKQETLNKHKARVDSGEESVLFGLASFAEGVDLPGAYCEHVVIAKIPFAVPDDPVEAALAEWIEARGGNPFMEIAVPDASLRLVQACGRLLRTEADRGTITLLDRRVVTQRYGKAILNALPPFRREIS, encoded by the coding sequence ATGCTCAGCACCGAACTCAAGGCCCAGATTCAGGGCGCCTACACCCGTTTTCTCGAAGCCAAGGGCCTCAAACCTCGCTATGGGCAGCGCCTTATGATCGCCGAGGTGGCCAAGGTGCTGGGCAGCGTCAAGACCGATGACGAGGGGCGCCGGCTCGGCGATCCGGCCGTGGTGGCCGTCGAGGCCGGTACCGGCACTGGCAAGACCGTGGCCTACTGCATGGCTGCCATCCCCACCGCCAAGGCAGCGGGGAAACGCCTGGTGCTGGCCACCGCCACGGTGGCGCTGCAGGAGCAGATCGTGCACAAGGATCTGCCCGACCTGATGCGCAACAGCGGCCTGAATTTCAGCTTCGCCCTGGCCAAGGGCCGCGGTCGTTATCTGTGCCTGTCCAAGCTCGACGTGCTGCTGCAGGAAGGCCAGGCGCAGAGCTCTACAGCGCAGTTGTTCGAGGAAGAAGGCTTTCGCATCGATGTTGATGAGGAAGGCCAGAAGCTGTTCACCTCGATGATCGAGAAGCTCGCCGGCAACAAATGGGACGGCGACCGCGACAGCTGGCCCCAGGAGCTTGAAGACAGCCGATGGGCGCAGCTGACCACCGACCATAGCCAATGCACCGGCCGGCACTGCCCGAACTTCGGGCAGTGTACCTTCTACAAGGCCCGCGAAGGCATGGGCAAGGTCGACGTGATCGTCACCAACCACGACATGGTGCTGGCCGATCTCGCCCTGGGCGGCGGCGCGGTGCTGCCTGACCCGCGCGACACACTATATGTGTTCGACGAAGGCCATCACCTGCCGGACAAGGCCATCGGCCATTTTGCCCACTTCACTCGGCTGCGCTCCACGGCCGATTGGCTGGAGCAGATCGCCAAGAACCTCACCAAGCTCCTGGCCCTGCACCCGCTGCCCGGTGATCTCGGGCGGCTGATCGAGCAGGTGCCGGAGCTCGCCCGCGAGCTCAAAACCCATCAGCAGTTCATGTTCAGCGCCTGCGAGCAGGTGGCCGACTTCAAGCCCGGCGAGGACATGGAAGGGCGTGAGCGCCCGCGTCACCGTTTCGTCGGCGGCGTGGTGCCCGAGCACCTGATCGAGCTGGGCCTGGAATTGAAGAAGGGCTTTTCCAAACTCAACGACCTGTTCACCGGGGTGACCGAAAAGCTCAAGGAGGCCATGGACGGTGAGACCAGCATCGGCATCGCCAGCCATCAGGCCGAGGAGTGGTACCCGCTGTTCGGCAGCCTGCTGGCACGAGCCCAGGGCACCTGGGAGCTGTGGCTGGCGTTCACCAGTGAAGATCCCGAAGACAGCCCGCCCATGGCGCGCTGGCTGACCCTGGCAGAGAGTGGCGCGCTGTTCGACATCGAAGTCAACGCCAGCCCGATCCTCGCCGCCGAAACTCTGCGCCGCAACCTGTGGAGCGTCGCCTACGGCGCGCTGGTCACCTCGGCCACGCTTACCGCACTGGGCACTTTCGACCGTTACCGCATGCGCGCCGGCCTGCCCAAGGTGGCGTCTACCGCCGTAGTGCCAAGCCCGTTCCACCATGCCGACGCCGGCGTGCTGCGCGTGCCGGATCTCAAGGCCGATCCGCGCAACGCTGCCGAGCACACCGCGGCAATCATCCGCGAGCTGCCCGATCTGGTGCAGGGCTCGCGCGGCACGCTGGTGCTGTTCTCCTCGCGCCGGCAGATGCAGGACGTCTTCGACGGCCTGGATCGTGACTGGCGCAAGCGCGTGTTCATCCAGGGCAACCTCTCCAAGCAGGAAACCCTCAACAAGCACAAGGCGCGGGTGGACAGCGGCGAGGAGAGCGTGTTGTTCGGCCTGGCCAGCTTCGCCGAGGGCGTCGACCTGCCGGGCGCCTACTGCGAGCACGTGGTGATCGCCAAGATTCCATTCGCCGTGCCGGATGATCCGGTCGAGGCCGCCCTGGCCGAATGGATCGAAGCGCGTGGTGGCAACCCGTTCATGGAAATCGCCGTGCCGGATGCCTCGCTGCGCCTGGTGCAGGCCTGCGGGCGCCTGCTGCGTACTGAAGCGGACCGCGGCACCATCACCCTGCTGGACCGCCGTGTGGTCACCCAGCGTTATGGCAAGGCCATTCTCAACGCGCTACCGCCGTTCCGGCGGGAAATCAGCTAG
- a CDS encoding DUF1145 domain-containing protein, whose product MDTVFGFTLYFPARKRSNVPHIMSGVGRAMKTIARLGKLLATLFWCVILANLISPFAQPFAQLLNVAGVAMLGLHLVELVLFKTELGAQPQLTLERAKVMAFGIFHIWSLPSAVAEVKAEPEPELETMATPASATVEEAVPCAS is encoded by the coding sequence ATGGACACCGTTTTTGGTTTCACCCTCTATTTCCCAGCCCGTAAACGCAGTAATGTGCCGCACATAATGAGTGGGGTGGGGCGGGCAATGAAAACTATCGCGAGGCTGGGCAAACTGCTGGCGACACTGTTCTGGTGCGTCATTCTGGCCAATCTAATCTCCCCGTTCGCGCAACCCTTCGCGCAGCTACTGAACGTGGCTGGCGTGGCTATGCTGGGCCTGCATCTGGTCGAGTTGGTGCTGTTCAAAACCGAGCTGGGGGCGCAGCCGCAGTTGACGCTCGAACGGGCCAAGGTCATGGCCTTTGGCATTTTTCATATCTGGTCGCTGCCAAGTGCTGTGGCTGAGGTAAAGGCTGAGCCTGAGCCCGAGCTGGAGACAATGGCGACGCCGGCTTCTGCGACTGTCGAGGAGGCCGTCCCATGCGCAAGCTGA